One segment of Curtobacterium poinsettiae DNA contains the following:
- a CDS encoding FMN-binding negative transcriptional regulator, translated as MRHTPHFLMTDVDEVRRLITGNPWATIVSHTAAGLVASHYPVLLEAPGPDDDPDALVLVSHVGRPDELAHELGRHEVLVVFQGPHGYVSPAWYPPEQFVPTWNHVTAHVWGTPELLSDDENFRVLGELVDHFEQVMPEPVSLEIDEETARRMAKGTVGIRIRVTRFDARAKLSQNKAPEVIDRIVAGLRGGGPYASPALAAEMERVRSGGSTTDSREAR; from the coding sequence ATGCGCCACACACCGCACTTCCTGATGACCGACGTCGACGAGGTCCGACGCCTCATCACCGGGAACCCGTGGGCGACGATCGTGTCGCACACCGCGGCCGGGCTGGTCGCCTCGCACTACCCGGTGCTGCTCGAGGCCCCCGGCCCCGACGACGACCCGGACGCCCTCGTCCTGGTGTCCCACGTCGGCCGCCCCGACGAGCTCGCGCACGAACTCGGACGGCACGAGGTCCTCGTCGTGTTCCAGGGCCCGCACGGTTACGTCTCCCCCGCCTGGTACCCGCCGGAGCAGTTCGTGCCGACCTGGAACCACGTCACCGCCCATGTCTGGGGCACCCCCGAGCTCCTGTCCGACGACGAGAACTTCCGGGTGCTCGGCGAGCTCGTCGACCACTTCGAGCAGGTCATGCCGGAGCCGGTCTCGCTCGAGATCGACGAGGAGACCGCACGCCGGATGGCGAAGGGCACCGTCGGCATCCGGATCCGCGTCACCCGGTTCGACGCCCGCGCGAAGCTGTCGCAGAACAAGGCTCCCGAGGTGATCGACCGCATCGTCGCCGGGCTGCGCGGCGGCGGCCCCTACGCGTCGCCGGCGCTCGCCGCCGAGATGGAACGGGTCCGGTCCGGAGGGTCCACGACGGACAGCCGGGAGGCGCGATGA
- a CDS encoding peptide ABC transporter substrate-binding protein encodes MRRRTIAALAAAATLALVATGCSAGGAADDAPSSLVYATGEPDHLTPGRQTVAFDQVMSVFAPLTQTDADGDLQDVAAKSVESDDATTWTITLRDGWTFQNGEAVTPESYVKAWNHVAYGPNAWENSGQLAGIVGYTDLNPAKGTPKTKEMSGLEVTGKDTFTVTLTHADSQFPLQLSQAQTAFYPMPEAAYDDLKAYDRKPIGNGPYEMTKAWKADQEFTVTAWKDYEGTKPATDEVTFRSYSDMNTAYTDVLAGNADVLFLPTDKMTSAKADFGDRLHSFDAPGIDYLGFPLWDDRYSDPDVRRAISMSIDRDEVNDAIYGGLYDPATALTPPSMSGTEEGICGDACEFDPAAAKKLLASAGGFDGTMTLVYPGGTGLDSLYEAYANQIRQNLGVDAEAKATTDWASYYSELTDKTVAGPHFGHWGALYISQQNTLRALFTTAGGCSPCTGYYQSDDVDSLLAKADSAGSQDEANGYYTKTQEAVLEDFPIVPTFFDKYSYVTSDKIAKLPAVAGSPVIAQIAVK; translated from the coding sequence ATGCGACGCAGGACGATCGCCGCGCTGGCCGCGGCGGCAACCTTGGCACTGGTGGCGACCGGCTGTTCGGCGGGCGGCGCGGCCGACGACGCTCCCTCGAGCCTGGTCTACGCGACCGGCGAACCCGACCACCTGACCCCGGGCCGGCAGACCGTGGCCTTCGACCAGGTGATGAGCGTCTTCGCGCCGCTCACCCAGACCGACGCCGACGGTGATCTGCAGGACGTCGCCGCGAAGAGCGTCGAGAGCGACGACGCCACCACCTGGACGATCACGCTGCGGGACGGCTGGACGTTCCAGAACGGCGAGGCCGTCACGCCGGAGAGCTACGTGAAGGCCTGGAACCACGTCGCCTACGGCCCGAACGCGTGGGAGAACAGCGGTCAGCTCGCCGGGATCGTCGGGTACACGGACCTCAACCCGGCGAAGGGCACCCCGAAGACCAAGGAGATGTCGGGGCTGGAGGTCACCGGCAAGGACACCTTCACGGTCACGCTCACCCACGCGGACAGCCAGTTCCCCCTGCAGCTCAGCCAGGCCCAGACGGCGTTCTACCCGATGCCCGAGGCCGCCTACGACGACCTGAAGGCGTACGACAGGAAGCCGATCGGCAACGGCCCCTACGAGATGACGAAGGCGTGGAAGGCGGACCAGGAGTTCACCGTCACGGCGTGGAAGGACTACGAGGGCACGAAGCCCGCCACCGACGAGGTGACCTTCCGCAGCTACTCCGACATGAACACCGCCTACACGGACGTCCTGGCCGGCAACGCCGACGTGCTGTTCCTGCCGACCGACAAGATGACGAGCGCGAAGGCCGACTTCGGTGACCGCCTGCACTCCTTCGACGCCCCCGGCATCGACTACCTCGGGTTCCCGCTGTGGGACGACCGGTACTCCGACCCCGACGTGCGCCGCGCGATCTCGATGTCGATCGACCGTGACGAGGTCAACGACGCGATCTACGGCGGCCTGTACGACCCGGCCACCGCGTTGACCCCACCGTCGATGTCCGGCACCGAGGAGGGCATCTGCGGCGACGCCTGCGAGTTCGACCCGGCAGCGGCGAAGAAGCTCCTCGCGAGCGCCGGCGGGTTCGACGGCACCATGACGCTCGTCTACCCGGGCGGCACCGGCCTCGACTCCCTGTACGAGGCGTACGCCAACCAGATCCGGCAGAACCTGGGCGTCGACGCCGAGGCGAAGGCCACCACCGACTGGGCGTCGTACTACTCGGAGCTCACCGACAAGACCGTCGCCGGTCCGCACTTCGGCCACTGGGGCGCGCTGTACATCAGCCAGCAGAACACGCTCCGCGCGCTGTTCACCACGGCCGGCGGCTGCTCCCCGTGCACCGGCTACTACCAGTCCGACGACGTCGACTCGCTGCTCGCGAAGGCCGACTCCGCCGGGTCCCAGGACGAGGCGAACGGGTACTACACGAAGACGCAGGAGGCCGTGCTGGAGGACTTCCCGATCGTCCCGACCTTCTTCGACAAGTACTCGTACGTCACGAGCGACAAGATCGCGAAGCTGCCGGCGGTGGCGGGCAGTCCGGTCATCGCGCAGATCGCCGTGAAGTAG
- a CDS encoding disulfide bond formation protein DsbA, whose product MTSRWVGEVAEHRDLDVTWNVMSLFVLNEDQDVPESYKERLHAGQVYPRIVTAARLRLGQDVVKPLYDALGEHIHHRQESDPEQVVPAVLAELGLDADLLEDAWTDEVDAAVRASHQDGIDRVGQDVGTPVIAVEGTAFFGPVISPAPKGQEALDLWDGVVAVAKYPGFFELKRSRTVGPVFDTTD is encoded by the coding sequence ATGACGAGCCGCTGGGTGGGTGAGGTCGCCGAGCACCGCGACCTCGACGTGACCTGGAACGTGATGAGCCTGTTCGTCCTCAACGAGGACCAGGACGTGCCGGAGAGCTACAAGGAGCGCCTGCACGCCGGTCAGGTCTACCCGCGCATCGTCACGGCGGCGCGGCTCCGGCTCGGGCAGGACGTCGTGAAGCCGCTCTACGACGCGCTCGGCGAGCACATCCACCACCGCCAGGAGTCCGACCCGGAGCAGGTCGTCCCCGCCGTGCTCGCGGAGCTCGGCCTCGACGCCGACCTGCTCGAGGACGCCTGGACGGACGAGGTCGACGCCGCCGTGCGCGCCAGCCACCAGGACGGCATCGACCGCGTCGGACAGGACGTCGGGACGCCGGTCATCGCCGTCGAGGGCACCGCGTTCTTCGGACCGGTCATCTCCCCGGCGCCCAAGGGCCAGGAGGCGCTCGACCTGTGGGACGGCGTCGTCGCCGTCGCGAAGTACCCAGGTTTCTTCGAGCTCAAGCGCTCGCGCACCGTCGGCCCGGTCTTCGACACCACCGACTGA
- the pepN gene encoding aminopeptidase N, producing MPGENLTRIEAQERAAVVAVQTYDVELDLTRGADSFGSTTRVRFTATAGASTFIDAITKTVHSITLNGTPLDVAAVNDGVRIRLDDLQEQNELVVVSDALYTNTGEGLHRFVDPVDDEVYLYSQFEVPDSRRMFAVFEQPDLKAEFSFTVTAPSRWQVVSNSPTPEPHVDGNVATWAFPPTARISSYITALVAGPYEVVRDELTSRDGRTIPLGVFARKSLASYLDPEYVFDITKKGFAYFEEKFDVAYPFDKYDQLFVPEFNAGAMENAGAVTFTETYVFRSKVTDAIKERRVVTILHELAHMWFGDLVTMKWWNDLWLNESFAEWASTIATAEATEWTEAWTTFQAMEKSWAYRQDQLPSTHPIVATINDLEDVQVNFDGITYAKGGSVLKQLVAWVGIDAFFAGVSAYFKKHHHSNTELRDLLVELEATSGRELTEWSKLWLETAGVNTLRPEIETDESGVITSFTVLQEAPADHPTLRPHRLAIGVYAFRNDESAPFGADTASAGGKLERVHRVEIDVDGARTEVPELVGVHRGDLVLLNDDDLAYAKIRLDEHSRRTAIEHLASIANPLARSIVWGSVWDATRDAESPASDYVRLVLGNIATETESTTIRTTLSQLLLTARNYVAPGSVEATVRTVGDTLWQLASSAEAGSDAQFQFVKFFAQIPSTPEHVATLQGLRDGSVTLQGLEIDTDLRWELLEGLVLTGAADNAEIDAELAADKTASGEQAAARARATIPTAEGKLAAFSSLVDSSELPNAIVRQTTVGFQHVNSPVLLEGLVPKYFEVLTRIWAERSYHMADTIVSGLYPAPLASAELRDAAAAWLEEHPETPALRRIVSESLAGTERALRVQAADA from the coding sequence GTGCCCGGAGAGAACCTCACCCGAATCGAAGCCCAGGAGCGCGCGGCCGTCGTCGCCGTGCAGACGTACGACGTCGAGCTCGACCTGACCCGCGGCGCCGACAGCTTCGGCAGCACCACGCGGGTGCGCTTCACCGCCACCGCCGGCGCATCGACCTTCATCGACGCAATCACGAAGACCGTGCACTCGATCACGCTGAACGGCACGCCGCTCGACGTCGCCGCGGTGAACGACGGCGTGCGCATCCGGCTCGACGACCTGCAGGAGCAGAACGAGCTCGTGGTCGTCAGTGACGCGCTGTACACGAACACCGGTGAAGGCCTGCACCGCTTCGTCGACCCGGTGGACGACGAGGTGTACCTGTACTCCCAGTTCGAGGTCCCGGACTCCCGCCGGATGTTCGCGGTGTTCGAGCAGCCCGACCTGAAGGCCGAGTTCTCCTTCACCGTGACGGCGCCGTCGCGGTGGCAGGTCGTCTCGAACTCCCCCACGCCGGAGCCGCACGTCGACGGCAACGTCGCGACCTGGGCCTTCCCGCCCACCGCGCGCATCTCGAGCTACATCACCGCGCTCGTCGCCGGCCCGTACGAGGTCGTGCGCGACGAGCTGACCAGCCGCGACGGCCGGACGATCCCGCTCGGCGTGTTCGCGCGCAAGTCGCTCGCCTCCTACCTCGACCCCGAGTACGTGTTCGACATCACGAAGAAGGGCTTCGCGTACTTCGAGGAGAAGTTCGACGTCGCCTACCCCTTCGACAAGTACGACCAGCTGTTCGTGCCGGAGTTCAACGCCGGTGCGATGGAGAACGCCGGCGCGGTCACCTTCACCGAGACCTACGTGTTCCGGTCGAAGGTCACCGACGCCATCAAGGAGCGCCGGGTCGTCACGATCCTGCACGAGCTCGCCCACATGTGGTTCGGCGACCTGGTCACCATGAAGTGGTGGAACGACCTGTGGCTCAACGAGTCCTTCGCCGAGTGGGCCTCCACGATCGCCACGGCCGAGGCCACCGAGTGGACCGAGGCCTGGACCACGTTCCAGGCGATGGAGAAGTCCTGGGCCTACCGCCAGGACCAGCTCCCCTCGACGCACCCGATCGTCGCGACGATCAACGACCTCGAGGACGTCCAGGTCAACTTCGACGGCATCACCTACGCGAAGGGCGGCTCGGTCCTCAAGCAGCTCGTCGCATGGGTGGGCATCGACGCGTTCTTCGCCGGTGTCTCCGCCTACTTCAAGAAGCACCACCACTCGAACACCGAGCTCCGCGACCTGCTCGTCGAGCTCGAGGCGACGAGCGGCCGTGAGCTGACCGAGTGGTCGAAGCTCTGGCTCGAGACCGCGGGCGTCAACACCCTGCGGCCCGAGATCGAGACCGACGAGTCCGGCGTCATCACGTCGTTCACCGTCCTGCAGGAAGCCCCCGCCGACCACCCGACGCTGCGCCCGCACCGTCTGGCGATCGGTGTGTACGCCTTCCGGAACGACGAGTCCGCGCCGTTCGGCGCTGACACGGCCTCCGCCGGCGGCAAGCTCGAGCGGGTCCACCGCGTCGAGATCGACGTCGACGGCGCCCGCACCGAGGTACCCGAGCTCGTCGGCGTCCATCGCGGCGACCTCGTGCTGCTGAACGACGACGACCTGGCCTACGCCAAGATCCGTCTCGACGAGCACTCCCGGCGCACCGCGATCGAGCACCTCGCGTCGATCGCGAACCCGCTCGCCCGCTCGATCGTCTGGGGTTCCGTGTGGGACGCCACGCGCGACGCCGAGTCCCCGGCCAGCGACTACGTGCGCCTCGTGCTCGGCAACATCGCCACCGAGACCGAGTCGACGACCATCCGCACGACGCTCTCGCAGCTGCTGCTCACCGCACGCAACTACGTGGCACCGGGCTCGGTCGAGGCCACGGTCCGCACCGTCGGCGACACGCTCTGGCAGCTCGCGTCCTCGGCCGAGGCCGGTTCCGACGCGCAGTTCCAGTTCGTGAAGTTCTTCGCGCAGATCCCCTCCACGCCCGAGCACGTCGCGACCCTGCAGGGTCTCCGCGACGGATCGGTCACGCTGCAGGGCCTCGAGATCGACACCGACCTGCGCTGGGAGCTGCTCGAGGGCCTCGTGCTCACGGGCGCTGCGGACAACGCCGAGATCGACGCCGAGCTCGCCGCGGACAAGACCGCGTCGGGTGAGCAGGCCGCAGCCCGCGCACGGGCGACGATCCCCACGGCCGAGGGCAAGCTGGCAGCGTTCTCGTCGCTGGTCGACTCGTCCGAGCTGCCGAACGCCATCGTGCGCCAGACCACGGTCGGGTTCCAGCACGTGAACAGCCCGGTGCTGCTGGAAGGCCTCGTGCCGAAGTACTTCGAGGTGCTCACGCGCATCTGGGCCGAGCGCAGCTACCACATGGCGGACACCATCGTCTCGGGCCTCTACCCGGCGCCGCTCGCGTCGGCCGAGCTCCGTGACGCCGCCGCCGCGTGGCTCGAGGAGCACCCGGAGACGCCGGCGCTGCGCCGCATCGTGTCCGAGAGCCTCGCGGGCACCGAGCGCGCGCTCCGGGTCCAGGCCGCCGACGCCTGA
- a CDS encoding GNAT family N-acetyltransferase, translating into MTTAYATNGVVIRDCSPSDLDVVHALHVDAVLHSTAIWQDTPHPRAYFDGWLAERQGGGYPVVVAEVDGVVAGYATYSQWRPHQGYRLTVEHSVYVVEAFRGRGIATTLMAELVARATAEGRHVMMAGICSTNTGSIALHERLGFTTVAVVPEVGRKFDRWLDLTLMRLPLV; encoded by the coding sequence ATGACGACAGCATATGCGACGAACGGGGTCGTGATCCGCGACTGCTCCCCGAGCGACCTCGACGTCGTGCACGCCCTGCACGTCGATGCCGTGCTGCACTCCACCGCCATCTGGCAGGACACCCCGCACCCGCGTGCGTACTTCGACGGGTGGCTCGCCGAGCGGCAGGGCGGCGGGTACCCGGTGGTCGTGGCCGAGGTCGACGGCGTCGTGGCCGGCTACGCCACGTACTCCCAGTGGCGGCCGCACCAGGGGTACCGGCTGACCGTCGAGCACAGCGTCTACGTGGTCGAGGCGTTCCGCGGCCGGGGCATCGCGACCACTCTGATGGCCGAGTTGGTCGCGCGCGCCACCGCCGAGGGGCGACACGTCATGATGGCCGGGATCTGCAGCACCAACACGGGGTCGATCGCCCTGCACGAGCGCCTGGGGTTCACCACGGTCGCGGTCGTGCCCGAGGTCGGACGCAAGTTCGACCGCTGGCTCGACCTGACGCTCATGCGCCTGCCGCTCGTCTGA
- a CDS encoding ribose-5-phosphate isomerase → MRIHLGTDHAGLEFNKTLATHLTEAGHEVVDHGPTEYDALDDYPSFCINAAHAVVRDQRAGVQALGVVFGGSGNGEQIAANKVEGIRAALVWNESTALLARQHNDANVISIGARQHTEDEAIRFVDLFIAEPFSGEERHARRIAQLAEYETTGLIAGRQIDA, encoded by the coding sequence ATGCGCATCCACCTCGGAACGGACCACGCCGGCCTCGAGTTCAACAAGACCCTCGCAACCCACCTGACCGAAGCCGGGCACGAGGTGGTGGACCACGGTCCGACCGAGTACGACGCGCTCGACGACTACCCCTCGTTCTGCATCAACGCCGCGCACGCCGTGGTGCGGGACCAGCGCGCCGGTGTCCAGGCCCTCGGTGTCGTCTTCGGCGGTTCCGGCAACGGCGAGCAGATCGCCGCCAACAAGGTCGAGGGCATCCGTGCCGCGCTCGTCTGGAACGAGTCGACCGCGCTGCTCGCCCGGCAGCACAACGACGCCAACGTCATCTCCATCGGCGCGCGCCAGCACACCGAGGACGAGGCGATCCGGTTCGTCGACCTGTTCATCGCCGAGCCGTTCTCCGGCGAGGAGCGCCACGCCCGCCGCATCGCGCAGCTCGCCGAGTACGAGACCACCGGGCTGATCGCCGGCCGCCAGATCGACGCGTAG
- a CDS encoding helix-turn-helix domain-containing protein, translated as MSHIVDDERTDPATGADDTSVAEQRALGERLQRLRTERRWSLTELAEESGVSRAMINRVERGVSSPTATILGRLSGAFGLTISQLLDDALEHEVPRVTDPDEARGVQRGATADSWTDPDTGYRRRPVSSAAFPADVTEVRLPAGREVAYPASAYAFLRHCIWVVDGVLEVAVGGEPTRLAAGDRIELGDPADVVYRNPGEAPTRYLVVVVRAP; from the coding sequence ATGTCTCACATCGTAGACGACGAGCGCACCGATCCCGCAACCGGCGCCGACGACACCTCGGTCGCCGAGCAGCGGGCGCTCGGTGAACGCCTCCAGCGCCTCCGCACCGAGCGCAGGTGGAGCCTCACCGAGCTCGCCGAGGAGTCCGGCGTCTCCCGCGCGATGATCAACCGCGTCGAACGCGGGGTCTCCAGCCCCACCGCGACGATCCTCGGTCGCCTGTCCGGTGCCTTCGGCCTGACGATCTCGCAGCTCCTCGACGATGCCCTGGAGCACGAGGTGCCCAGGGTGACGGACCCCGACGAGGCGCGCGGGGTCCAGCGCGGCGCGACCGCCGATTCCTGGACCGATCCCGACACCGGGTACCGCCGCCGTCCGGTCTCGAGCGCGGCGTTCCCCGCTGACGTCACCGAGGTGCGCCTCCCGGCCGGCCGCGAAGTGGCCTACCCGGCGTCCGCCTACGCGTTCCTGCGGCACTGCATCTGGGTCGTCGACGGCGTGCTCGAGGTCGCCGTCGGCGGCGAGCCGACGCGTCTGGCGGCGGGGGACCGGATCGAGCTCGGCGACCCCGCCGACGTCGTCTACCGCAACCCGGGCGAGGCCCCCACCCGGTACCTCGTCGTGGTGGTCCGAGCGCCGTAG
- a CDS encoding amidohydrolase has product MSEILLRTVRRVGTSGAPADVRVVDGRVTEIAPTGTLDPTGVDTDVVEAAGAWLGPGLRDHHTHFDQWALVRRRVDVTGCDSAEATADLLAAVARAGVADRVVVGHGYRDGMWPRPARRELLDRAAPGLPVVVISADLHAVWCNALALAHFSAAVGRPLEAGEDGVLREQDAFDVTGALSQVPDDLLDAYVTDAAEAAAARGVTGVVDLEMRFGLDRWRRRIHAGTDAIRVESGVYPAELDQAIARGLRTGDVVEGTRGLLTMGPFKVVTDGSLGTRTAAMTDGSGVLAWPFEELVAITRRAVDAGLVPAIHAIGDRANTLALDVFETVGARGTIEHAQLLVDTDVDRFARLGVAASVQPEHAMDDRDIADRHWAGHTDRAFAFASLARAGARLLLGSDAPVAPLDPWVSMAAAVGRDRDGRDPWHPAERLSALVAWQGSTDGRVGVSVGDVADLVLVESDPLAASSSAALRGMRVLGTAVAGRFTYREL; this is encoded by the coding sequence ATGAGCGAGATCCTGCTGCGCACCGTCCGCAGGGTGGGCACCTCCGGGGCCCCTGCCGACGTCCGCGTCGTCGACGGCCGGGTCACCGAGATCGCGCCGACCGGCACGCTGGACCCCACGGGCGTCGACACCGACGTGGTCGAGGCGGCCGGCGCCTGGCTCGGCCCGGGGCTCCGCGACCACCACACGCACTTCGACCAGTGGGCACTCGTCCGCCGCCGTGTCGACGTCACCGGCTGCGACTCCGCCGAGGCGACCGCCGACCTGCTCGCCGCCGTCGCGCGGGCGGGCGTGGCGGACCGCGTCGTGGTCGGACACGGCTACCGCGACGGGATGTGGCCGCGCCCCGCACGACGCGAGCTGCTCGACCGAGCCGCACCGGGCCTCCCGGTCGTCGTCATCAGCGCGGACCTGCACGCGGTGTGGTGCAACGCGCTCGCACTCGCGCACTTCTCGGCTGCGGTCGGCCGACCGCTCGAGGCGGGCGAGGACGGGGTCCTGCGCGAGCAGGACGCGTTCGACGTGACCGGTGCGCTGTCGCAGGTGCCGGACGACCTGCTCGACGCCTACGTGACGGATGCCGCCGAGGCCGCGGCGGCCCGCGGGGTGACGGGCGTGGTCGACCTCGAGATGCGCTTCGGGCTCGACCGCTGGCGCCGCCGGATCCACGCCGGCACCGACGCGATCCGCGTCGAGTCCGGGGTGTACCCGGCCGAGCTCGACCAGGCCATCGCCCGGGGGCTGCGCACCGGCGACGTGGTCGAGGGCACGCGGGGCCTGCTCACGATGGGACCGTTCAAGGTGGTCACGGACGGGTCGCTCGGCACCCGGACCGCCGCCATGACCGACGGCTCCGGCGTGCTCGCCTGGCCGTTCGAGGAGCTCGTCGCGATCACCCGCCGCGCCGTCGACGCCGGGCTCGTCCCCGCGATCCACGCGATCGGCGACCGTGCGAACACCCTGGCGCTCGACGTCTTCGAGACCGTCGGTGCCCGCGGCACGATCGAGCACGCACAGTTGCTCGTCGACACCGACGTCGACCGGTTCGCCCGGCTCGGGGTGGCCGCGTCCGTGCAACCCGAGCACGCCATGGACGACCGGGACATCGCCGACCGGCACTGGGCGGGGCACACCGACCGGGCCTTCGCCTTCGCCTCGCTCGCCCGGGCCGGAGCACGCCTGCTGCTCGGGTCGGACGCCCCGGTGGCGCCACTCGACCCGTGGGTGTCGATGGCGGCAGCCGTCGGGCGGGACCGTGACGGGCGGGACCCGTGGCACCCGGCCGAACGGCTCTCGGCACTCGTCGCGTGGCAGGGGTCGACCGACGGGCGCGTCGGCGTGTCCGTCGGCGACGTGGCGGACCTGGTGCTCGTCGAGTCCGACCCGCTCGCCGCGTCCTCGTCCGCCGCACTCCGTGGCATGCGGGTGCTCGGGACGGCCGTCGCGGGACGCTTCACGTACCGGGAGCTGTGA
- a CDS encoding Fpg/Nei family DNA glycosylase, with the protein MPEGHSVHRIANQFTRHFVGKRCEVSSPQGRFAAGAAQLDGKRMIAARAVAKQMFLEFEGDLFLRVHLGLYGAWDFAGVISTAEALSDDDDREESLSSIGAPRLARYRMAEQEKAEDPIESFPPDPVGQVRVRILTEDTVADLRGPTACVVETPAEVQRALDKLGPDPMNDDGPEAEKTFVDNVRRRNVAIGQLLMDQSVVAGIGNIYRAELLFRQRIDPYKPGKKITVKQAKALWADWSKLLHDGVRDGLMMTMDDLSEADHKKALRSRKDRHWVYHRQGEPCRVCGTEIRMADMAGRKLYWCPKDQK; encoded by the coding sequence ATGCCCGAGGGTCACTCTGTCCACCGCATCGCCAACCAGTTCACCCGGCACTTCGTCGGCAAGCGCTGCGAGGTGTCGAGCCCCCAGGGTCGCTTCGCCGCCGGGGCCGCGCAGCTCGACGGCAAGCGCATGATCGCCGCGCGTGCCGTCGCGAAGCAGATGTTCCTGGAGTTCGAGGGCGACCTGTTCCTCCGCGTCCACCTCGGGCTGTACGGAGCGTGGGACTTCGCCGGCGTGATCTCCACGGCCGAGGCGCTGTCGGACGACGACGACCGCGAGGAGTCGCTCAGCTCGATCGGCGCACCGCGGCTCGCCCGGTACCGGATGGCCGAGCAGGAGAAGGCGGAGGACCCGATCGAGTCCTTCCCGCCGGACCCGGTGGGCCAGGTCCGGGTGCGGATCCTCACCGAGGACACCGTCGCCGACCTGCGCGGCCCGACCGCGTGCGTCGTGGAGACCCCGGCCGAGGTGCAGCGCGCGCTCGACAAGCTCGGCCCCGACCCGATGAACGACGACGGGCCCGAGGCCGAGAAGACCTTCGTGGACAACGTCCGCCGTCGGAACGTCGCCATCGGGCAGCTGCTCATGGACCAGTCCGTCGTGGCCGGCATCGGCAACATCTACCGCGCCGAGCTGCTGTTCCGGCAGCGCATCGACCCGTACAAGCCGGGCAAGAAGATCACCGTCAAGCAGGCGAAGGCGCTCTGGGCCGACTGGTCGAAGCTGCTGCACGACGGCGTCCGCGACGGCCTGATGATGACGATGGACGACCTGTCCGAGGCCGACCACAAGAAGGCCCTGCGCTCCCGCAAGGACCGCCACTGGGTCTACCACCGCCAGGGCGAGCCGTGCCGGGTGTGCGGCACCGAGATCCGGATGGCCGACATGGCCGGCCGGAAGCTCTACTGGTGCCCGAAGGACCAGAAGTAG